One window of the Lactococcus lactis genome contains the following:
- a CDS encoding amino acid ABC transporter substrate-binding protein translates to MKKIKLLTLATVGIASIGLLAACSSKDNSSSKSTDKVTTVTVATSAASVPYEYSENGKMTGFEYDILKAADKDMKDYKFNFKVYEDSAILAALDGGRAQIAANNFGKTKARSEKYLFSYPVRQGIDAIFSTSKENITKISQLAGKTTEIPAGTNYGDMFESWNKNHPDKKINVKYSQRPLADRLSAISSGQIDFLFASKAPAENLIKEHAITGLVDTVPTDLDKQPEFKTYDYFILDNSQSKLQKDLNVELKKLYDNGTLKKLSEQYFHDSHIPAADQFK, encoded by the coding sequence ATGAAAAAAATAAAATTGTTGACTCTTGCAACAGTTGGAATTGCCTCAATTGGCTTACTTGCTGCTTGCTCGTCAAAAGATAATTCATCTTCTAAATCAACAGATAAAGTAACAACCGTAACTGTTGCAACTTCTGCCGCTTCTGTCCCTTATGAATACAGCGAAAATGGCAAAATGACTGGTTTTGAATATGATATTTTAAAAGCTGCTGACAAAGACATGAAGGATTATAAATTCAACTTTAAAGTGTATGAAGATAGTGCGATTTTAGCTGCTTTAGACGGTGGTCGTGCACAAATTGCGGCAAATAATTTTGGTAAGACAAAAGCACGTTCTGAAAAATATCTCTTTAGCTATCCTGTTCGCCAAGGAATTGATGCGATTTTCTCAACATCTAAAGAAAATATTACAAAAATCTCTCAACTTGCTGGTAAAACGACAGAAATTCCTGCTGGGACCAACTATGGTGATATGTTTGAAAGCTGGAACAAAAATCATCCAGACAAAAAAATCAATGTAAAATACAGCCAACGTCCTTTAGCCGACCGTTTATCTGCTATTTCTAGTGGACAAATTGATTTCTTATTTGCTTCTAAAGCACCCGCAGAAAATTTGATTAAAGAACATGCAATCACAGGTTTAGTGGATACTGTTCCAACAGACTTGGATAAACAACCAGAATTTAAAACTTATGATTACTTTATCCTTGATAACAGCCAAAGCAAATTGCAAAAAGATTTGAATGTTGAACTCAAAAAACTTTATGACAATGGCACACTTAAAAAACTGTCAGAACAATATTTCCATGACAGCCATATTCCAGCTGCTGACCAATTCAAATAA
- a CDS encoding FAD-dependent oxidoreductase — protein METRHFKNIIIGFGKAGRALAKTLSQHGEEALIIERDQAMYGGTCPNVGCAPSKTLIVAGQKNMNFSEAMATKYKVREILHNGAYHGAADEPLVYVMDGIARFINQETLEVVNGDKISKVIGERIFINTGATPVIPEISGIQESKNVITSEGAMELSELPKKLVIIGAGYIGLEFAGMFNKFGSKVTILEPHSTFLPKEDDDISREIFKDLKASGVEIHLGVKVEKITDSEVLAGGQTYSADKILVATGRRPNITDLNLEKAGVERSESGYIKVDDDLKTSTENIWALGDVRGGGQFYYLSTDDFRIVNNQLFGDHSRKLSDRNLVPYSVFISPTLSRIGLDEKQAKKAGVNYRLFKMAAAPIVKSKVVQDTRGILKALVDPKTDEILGATLYHEDSHEVINLVSLAMKMHTPYQILRDQIFTHPTMGEGLNDLFQNEVK, from the coding sequence ATGGAAACAAGACATTTCAAAAATATTATTATTGGATTCGGTAAGGCTGGTCGAGCTTTGGCAAAAACATTGTCGCAGCACGGAGAAGAAGCTCTGATTATTGAACGTGACCAGGCGATGTACGGCGGAACTTGTCCCAATGTTGGCTGTGCACCTTCTAAAACTCTAATTGTTGCCGGACAAAAAAATATGAACTTTTCAGAAGCAATGGCTACTAAATACAAGGTTCGTGAAATTTTACACAATGGAGCCTATCACGGGGCAGCTGACGAACCATTGGTTTATGTCATGGATGGAATTGCGCGTTTTATTAATCAAGAAACCCTTGAGGTCGTTAATGGTGACAAGATAAGCAAAGTGATTGGAGAACGCATTTTCATCAATACGGGAGCAACTCCAGTGATTCCCGAAATTTCAGGAATTCAAGAATCCAAAAATGTAATTACATCTGAAGGAGCGATGGAACTTTCTGAACTTCCTAAGAAATTAGTTATCATCGGCGCGGGCTATATTGGTTTAGAGTTTGCCGGAATGTTTAATAAATTTGGGTCTAAGGTCACAATTTTAGAACCTCATTCAACATTTTTACCCAAAGAAGACGATGATATTTCAAGGGAAATTTTTAAAGATTTAAAGGCTTCAGGAGTTGAAATTCATCTTGGGGTTAAAGTTGAAAAAATTACTGACAGCGAAGTTTTGGCAGGAGGTCAGACCTATTCAGCTGACAAGATATTAGTGGCAACAGGTCGCAGGCCTAATATTACTGACTTAAATTTGGAAAAAGCTGGTGTTGAACGTTCAGAAAGTGGTTATATTAAAGTTGATGATGATTTAAAAACAAGTACAGAAAATATCTGGGCACTTGGTGACGTTCGGGGAGGTGGACAATTCTACTATCTGTCAACAGATGATTTTCGGATTGTCAATAATCAATTGTTTGGTGATCACTCGCGTAAATTAAGTGACAGAAACCTCGTGCCCTATTCTGTTTTTATTAGTCCAACCTTATCTCGAATTGGCTTGGATGAAAAACAAGCGAAAAAAGCTGGGGTTAATTATCGTTTATTTAAGATGGCTGCGGCACCAATTGTTAAGTCCAAAGTTGTTCAAGATACTCGCGGAATTCTTAAAGCTCTTGTTGACCCAAAAACAGATGAAATTCTCGGTGCAACTTTATATCATGAAGATTCTCATGAGGTCATCAATCTTGTAAGTTTGGCTATGAAAATGCATACGCCCTATCAAATTTTACGCGACCAAATTTTCACTCATCCAACAATGGGCGAAGGTCTGAATGATTTATTTCAAAATGAAGTGAAATAA
- the gltX gene encoding glutamate--tRNA ligase produces MNKKIRVRYAPSPTGLLHIGNARTALFNYLFARHHGGDFIIRIEDTDRERHVEDGERSQLENLRWLGMDWDESPETHENYRQSERLPLYQKYIDQLLTEGKAYYSYKTPEELEADHAKQEAAGIAPHYINEYAGMSDDEKAAYIAERKAQNIEPVVRISVDEKAIYKWNDIVKGDIEFEGKNIGGDWVIQKRDGYPTYNFAVVVDDHDMQISHVIRGDDHIANTPKQLVVYDALGWEAPQFGHMTLIINSETGKKLSKRDTNTLQFIEDYRKKGYMSDAIFNFIALLGWNPGGEKEIFSREELIELFDEHRLSKSPAAFDQKKLDWLDNEYIKNADFAKVFELTKPFLVAANRFDERAEELVKLYQPQMKSADEIVELTDLFYGDFPELTDEAREMLAAETTPLALSTFRAKLAELPENDFTVENIFPLFKATQKETGVKGKMLWMPIRIAASGSMHGPELPETIALLGKEKVLAHLDAALNK; encoded by the coding sequence ATGAATAAAAAAATCCGCGTCCGTTACGCACCATCACCAACAGGACTTTTGCATATCGGGAATGCTCGTACAGCCCTTTTTAACTATCTTTTTGCCCGTCATCACGGGGGAGATTTTATCATCCGTATTGAAGATACAGACCGTGAACGTCACGTAGAAGATGGTGAGCGTTCACAACTTGAAAACCTTCGTTGGTTGGGAATGGATTGGGATGAAAGTCCTGAAACACATGAAAACTACCGTCAATCAGAACGTTTGCCTTTATATCAAAAATATATTGACCAATTGTTGACTGAAGGAAAAGCTTATTATTCTTATAAAACGCCAGAAGAACTTGAAGCTGACCATGCGAAACAAGAAGCGGCAGGAATTGCTCCACATTATATTAACGAATATGCTGGCATGAGTGATGATGAAAAAGCAGCTTATATCGCGGAGCGTAAAGCGCAAAATATTGAACCGGTTGTTCGTATTTCTGTTGATGAAAAAGCAATTTATAAATGGAATGATATTGTTAAAGGCGACATTGAATTTGAAGGTAAAAACATCGGTGGAGATTGGGTAATCCAAAAACGTGATGGTTATCCAACTTACAATTTTGCTGTTGTTGTTGATGACCATGATATGCAAATCTCACATGTTATCCGTGGCGATGACCATATTGCCAATACACCAAAACAATTAGTTGTTTACGATGCTTTGGGTTGGGAAGCACCACAATTTGGTCACATGACTTTGATTATTAATTCTGAAACTGGGAAAAAATTATCAAAACGTGACACAAATACACTTCAGTTTATTGAAGACTACCGTAAAAAAGGTTACATGTCTGATGCCATTTTCAACTTTATTGCACTTTTGGGCTGGAATCCTGGTGGAGAAAAAGAAATTTTCTCTCGTGAAGAATTAATTGAACTTTTTGATGAACATCGTTTGTCTAAATCACCAGCAGCCTTTGACCAAAAGAAATTGGACTGGTTGGATAATGAATACATCAAAAATGCTGATTTTGCTAAAGTATTTGAATTGACAAAACCATTCCTTGTTGCTGCTAATCGCTTTGATGAACGTGCTGAGGAACTGGTTAAACTTTATCAACCACAAATGAAATCAGCAGATGAAATTGTTGAATTAACAGACCTTTTCTATGGAGATTTCCCAGAATTGACTGATGAAGCTCGTGAAATGTTGGCTGCTGAAACAACACCATTAGCTTTGAGTACTTTCCGTGCAAAATTGGCTGAACTTCCTGAAAATGATTTTACAGTGGAAAATATTTTCCCACTCTTTAAAGCGACTCAAAAAGAAACTGGCGTAAAAGGTAAAATGCTTTGGATGCCAATTCGTATTGCAGCTTCAGGTTCAATGCATGGTCCAGAATTACCAGAAACAATTGCACTTCTTGGAAAAGAAAAAGTATTGGCTCATTTGGACGCTGCTTTAAATAAATAA
- a CDS encoding cysteine hydrolase family protein, with protein sequence MLRKSIFERNKKMKTSDALIVIDMQNEVCAGIYRREELIEQINQRIITYRKAKKPIIFIQHNDDELIKESFGWQMIPELLTASTDKYVEKTHANGFYQTELQKLLTDLSVKLIEFCGAQTEFCVNTTLVFAHGLGYQNWMQRGASSTFDSKWLSAKEIVDFYENHLWDERFLQFLD encoded by the coding sequence ATGCTAAGAAAATCAATTTTTGAAAGGAATAAAAAGATGAAAACAAGTGATGCTTTGATTGTAATTGATATGCAAAATGAGGTATGTGCGGGGATTTATCGGCGAGAAGAATTAATTGAGCAAATTAATCAACGAATTATTACTTATCGAAAGGCTAAAAAACCGATTATTTTTATCCAGCATAATGATGATGAACTGATAAAAGAAAGTTTTGGTTGGCAAATGATTCCAGAATTGCTGACAGCATCTACTGACAAGTATGTTGAAAAAACGCATGCCAATGGTTTCTATCAAACGGAACTGCAAAAATTACTGACAGACTTGTCAGTAAAATTGATTGAATTTTGCGGTGCTCAAACTGAATTTTGTGTTAACACGACGCTTGTTTTTGCTCATGGTCTGGGCTATCAAAATTGGATGCAAAGAGGGGCAAGTTCAACTTTTGATAGTAAATGGCTGTCAGCAAAAGAAATCGTTGATTTTTATGAAAACCATCTTTGGGATGAACGATTTCTTCAATTCTTAGATTAA
- a CDS encoding phosphatase PAP2 family protein gives MNTSGKKFLGILIGISALLLIIASLGDLQISKMVMDQNSIFGNLFQIFGMFPSALIPFISAEIIFIYGLRQDNQLTKWILAISGLGFAYWSAWGWVDGWMFYGVTTLNNIKNHQPLGAANNSIGATATYSFGLEALFTFIILVIGTFLIYRWLSKKTYEELSQLIIVAIAGIAVVYVSNSIVNMMKVNWGRFRPYEVKEIVSSTKGTFTNWWHLNGQTGHQSFPSGHTIAAAAALFLPFFADRKNLKGQKILAYSGFVFTLLMMAARVRIGAHFLSDTTMSLIIASLVTFVATKAIGYSFIEEESLN, from the coding sequence ATGAACACAAGCGGAAAAAAATTCCTAGGAATTTTAATTGGAATTTCAGCTCTTTTATTAATTATTGCGTCTTTGGGGGATTTGCAAATTTCTAAAATGGTTATGGATCAAAATTCAATTTTTGGTAATCTTTTTCAGATATTTGGAATGTTTCCGTCAGCGCTTATCCCTTTTATTTCAGCGGAAATTATCTTCATTTATGGTCTAAGACAAGATAATCAACTGACAAAATGGATTTTAGCGATTTCTGGACTTGGCTTTGCTTATTGGTCAGCATGGGGCTGGGTTGATGGTTGGATGTTTTACGGTGTGACCACACTTAATAACATCAAAAATCATCAGCCACTGGGTGCGGCAAATAACAGTATTGGAGCCACAGCGACTTATTCTTTCGGACTTGAAGCACTTTTTACATTTATTATCCTGGTCATCGGGACATTTTTGATTTATAGATGGCTGAGCAAGAAAACTTACGAGGAATTAAGTCAATTGATTATTGTGGCGATTGCTGGGATTGCTGTCGTTTATGTCAGCAACTCAATTGTCAATATGATGAAAGTTAACTGGGGGCGTTTTCGCCCTTATGAGGTTAAGGAAATTGTTTCCTCTACCAAAGGAACGTTCACTAATTGGTGGCATTTGAACGGTCAAACAGGTCATCAATCATTCCCGTCAGGTCATACAATCGCAGCGGCTGCAGCACTCTTTTTACCATTTTTTGCTGACAGAAAAAATCTTAAAGGCCAAAAGATTCTGGCTTACAGCGGATTTGTTTTCACACTTTTAATGATGGCTGCTCGGGTCCGAATTGGTGCACATTTCTTATCGGATACCACGATGTCATTAATTATCGCGTCTTTAGTTACTTTTGTTGCCACAAAGGCAATTGGTTATTCATTTATTGAGGAAGAGTCTCTCAACTAG
- a CDS encoding GNAT family N-acetyltransferase: protein MNEITYTQIMPNDIDDVIRIERATFSENEALSVESMIERINLIPDSFIAARNSEGTVVGYVSGPVTEGRYLDDESFERTEANPKTGGFQKIISLTVDPDYQGLGIATNLLLLLEKEAKSKKRLGISLTCHDYLVPYYEKHGFTDEGLSESKFGGETWYNMVMEF from the coding sequence ATGAATGAAATTACTTATACTCAAATTATGCCAAATGATATAGATGATGTCATCCGTATTGAAAGAGCTACTTTCTCAGAAAATGAAGCCCTCTCTGTAGAGTCAATGATCGAAAGAATTAACTTAATTCCTGATAGCTTTATCGCAGCAAGAAATAGTGAAGGAACTGTCGTAGGTTACGTTTCTGGTCCTGTTACAGAAGGTCGTTACTTGGATGATGAATCTTTTGAACGTACCGAAGCCAATCCCAAAACAGGTGGTTTCCAAAAAATCATCAGTTTAACCGTTGACCCTGATTATCAAGGCTTAGGAATTGCGACAAACTTACTCCTTTTACTTGAAAAAGAAGCCAAATCGAAAAAACGTTTGGGAATCAGTCTTACTTGCCATGATTATTTAGTTCCCTATTATGAAAAACACGGCTTTACTGACGAAGGACTTTCCGAGTCAAAATTCGGTGGAGAAACTTGGTACAATATGGTCATGGAATTTTAA
- a CDS encoding DUF1048 domain-containing protein, giving the protein MVLDKISDLLAEKKDWQEMQNRAKKLPKDFYQAYRSIQKYVFKMGATDWHIFNDILELFELAVVDGRSPAEVLGDDVATFADELLSDNKEDWRNKYRQDLNDYFAQK; this is encoded by the coding sequence ATGGTTTTAGATAAAATTAGTGACCTTCTTGCTGAAAAAAAAGACTGGCAAGAAATGCAAAATCGAGCTAAAAAATTACCTAAAGATTTTTATCAGGCTTATCGTTCAATTCAAAAATATGTGTTCAAAATGGGGGCAACAGATTGGCATATTTTTAATGATATTCTTGAATTATTTGAACTGGCAGTAGTTGATGGGCGAAGCCCAGCAGAGGTTCTGGGCGATGATGTTGCAACTTTTGCTGATGAATTATTAAGTGATAATAAAGAGGATTGGCGAAATAAATATCGTCAAGATTTGAATGATTATTTTGCTCAAAAGTAA
- a CDS encoding DUF1048 domain-containing protein, with protein sequence MAEHRNIVDRMIGLEEKREFREFENRAQKLGENYYEDYKELKKYIWHSGVTKWADFKFIFGQVLDLLEEAKIQDKELTDLIGPDVATFIDEMMDDNSWGKKQKNKLNKELKNGFR encoded by the coding sequence ATGGCGGAGCATAGAAATATTGTTGATAGAATGATTGGTCTTGAAGAAAAAAGAGAATTTCGCGAATTTGAAAATCGTGCTCAGAAACTTGGAGAGAATTATTATGAAGATTATAAGGAATTAAAAAAATATATATGGCACTCTGGGGTAACGAAATGGGCAGATTTCAAATTTATTTTTGGACAAGTTCTTGATTTACTTGAAGAAGCTAAAATCCAAGACAAAGAATTGACTGATTTAATTGGTCCAGATGTTGCGACGTTTATTGATGAGATGATGGATGATAATAGTTGGGGAAAAAAGCAAAAAAATAAACTTAATAAGGAGCTGAAAAATGGTTTTAGATAA
- a CDS encoding PadR family transcriptional regulator, whose amino-acid sequence MNQITEMLKGVLEGCVLEIIGQGETYGYEITQKLRELGFEDVVEGTVYTITMRLEKKGYVEVRKKPSKLGPARKWYRLNEAGQIERGNFWKKWDFISEKLEFLRHQNLLSEQKGENHGGA is encoded by the coding sequence ATGAATCAAATTACAGAAATGTTGAAAGGAGTTCTTGAGGGTTGTGTTTTAGAAATCATTGGTCAAGGGGAAACTTATGGTTATGAAATTACTCAAAAACTGCGAGAACTTGGTTTTGAAGACGTTGTAGAAGGAACGGTATATACGATTACGATGCGTCTTGAAAAGAAAGGGTATGTTGAGGTTAGAAAAAAGCCTTCAAAACTTGGTCCCGCTCGAAAATGGTATCGTTTAAATGAGGCAGGGCAAATTGAGCGAGGAAATTTTTGGAAAAAATGGGATTTTATTTCAGAAAAATTGGAGTTTTTACGTCATCAAAATTTATTGAGTGAGCAGAAGGGAGAAAATCATGGCGGAGCATAG
- a CDS encoding PIN/TRAM domain-containing protein gives MRRWIIHLVMTVIGASLGVAVVPSILKVFGWDTGILQNEAVDGVIGAIIFIILSFIFAGSMLNGLKKIDSRISKMNMSKMVFNIIGIVLGLLVGVIGSIPLRFLNVPILSNIISFILVLVMIYLGYVLFDRRGDEIARVLFRKRREAMATEPAEVAEEVVGESKSDNSILLDTSSIIDGRILDVIKTGFISDKIIVPNFVILELQLISDSSDPLKRAKGRRGLDLVNELTKFDQVEISQVDFPDVREVDTKLLKYASSTGSKLVTNDFNLNKVAEIQGVQVLNINDLANAVKTQLVVGEHINVQIIRAGSERQQGVAYLPDGTMIVIEDTAKLIDKTVTVEVAKVLQTSAGRMIFADLVKK, from the coding sequence ATGCGTCGTTGGATTATTCATCTTGTTATGACTGTCATCGGAGCATCGCTAGGTGTTGCTGTTGTACCATCAATTTTAAAGGTATTTGGTTGGGACACAGGGATTTTGCAGAACGAAGCTGTTGACGGTGTGATTGGTGCAATTATTTTTATTATTCTTTCATTTATATTTGCCGGTTCAATGCTTAATGGGTTGAAAAAAATAGATTCTAGAATTTCCAAAATGAATATGTCAAAAATGGTCTTCAATATTATTGGGATTGTTCTTGGTCTTCTAGTTGGGGTTATTGGAAGTATTCCATTAAGATTTTTAAATGTTCCTATTTTAAGTAATATCATTTCATTCATACTTGTTTTGGTGATGATTTATTTGGGATATGTTTTGTTTGATCGACGAGGAGACGAAATTGCTCGAGTGCTTTTTCGTAAGCGCCGTGAAGCAATGGCAACTGAACCAGCAGAAGTTGCTGAGGAAGTTGTCGGTGAATCTAAGAGTGATAATAGTATTTTATTGGATACAAGTTCAATCATTGATGGCCGGATTTTAGATGTAATTAAAACAGGGTTTATTTCAGATAAAATTATTGTTCCTAATTTTGTGATTTTAGAATTACAATTAATTTCTGATAGTTCAGACCCACTGAAAAGGGCTAAAGGACGTCGGGGCTTGGATTTGGTTAATGAATTGACTAAATTTGATCAAGTTGAAATTTCTCAAGTTGATTTTCCAGATGTTCGAGAAGTTGATACTAAACTTCTTAAATATGCAAGTTCTACTGGCTCAAAATTAGTGACGAATGATTTTAATCTTAATAAAGTTGCTGAAATTCAGGGTGTTCAAGTTCTTAACATTAATGACCTTGCTAATGCTGTGAAAACACAACTTGTTGTGGGCGAACATATTAACGTACAAATTATTCGTGCTGGTTCTGAACGTCAACAAGGCGTGGCTTATTTGCCAGATGGAACAATGATTGTCATCGAAGATACTGCAAAATTGATTGATAAAACAGTTACTGTTGAAGTTGCTAAGGTGCTACAAACAAGTGCTGGTCGAATGATTTTTGCTGATTTAGTAAAAAAATAA
- a CDS encoding YoaK family protein: protein MKEKIMLKSAVHSKESLLVALLLAMNTGFVDAFTFFHFDGRFASLQTGNLIQTGINLAHGNLEKAFQFIIPILFFALGALFKTLFTKYKTQNNQSEIESLLFIQMIGILLISLAFATFLHLSASLFVGILSFFMVIQGDTFTRVRGLPYANIMSTGNIKAFGTNLGQYLVSKNTKDLKNSPIFLSLALSFVVGAFISSLLSLWLGDFTLIGSSLLVLLAYYSYKISHS from the coding sequence ATGAAGGAAAAAATTATGCTTAAATCCGCAGTCCATTCTAAAGAAAGTTTACTTGTTGCTCTATTACTTGCCATGAATACAGGCTTTGTTGATGCCTTTACCTTTTTTCATTTTGACGGCCGTTTCGCTAGTCTCCAAACTGGGAATTTGATTCAGACTGGAATTAATTTAGCCCATGGAAATTTGGAGAAAGCTTTTCAATTTATTATTCCAATTTTATTTTTTGCACTAGGTGCACTTTTCAAGACCTTATTCACCAAATATAAAACCCAAAATAATCAAAGTGAAATTGAATCCCTTCTCTTCATACAAATGATTGGTATTTTACTCATTTCTCTCGCCTTCGCTACTTTTTTACATTTATCAGCCTCACTTTTTGTTGGAATTCTCTCCTTTTTTATGGTTATTCAAGGTGATACCTTTACTCGAGTCAGAGGACTTCCTTATGCTAATATCATGTCCACAGGTAATATCAAAGCTTTTGGAACAAATCTAGGTCAATATTTAGTTTCTAAAAACACTAAGGACTTAAAAAATTCACCCATCTTCTTATCTCTTGCTTTATCATTTGTTGTGGGAGCCTTTATTTCTTCTCTTTTAAGTTTATGGTTAGGTGATTTTACATTAATCGGCTCTAGTCTATTAGTTCTATTAGCTTATTATTCTTATAAGATAAGTCATTCATAA
- the radA gene encoding DNA repair protein RadA, with translation MAKKKSSFVCQNCGYKSAKYLGRCPNCGEWSSFVEEVEVQEVKNQRVSMTGERSKPLKLDEVELFDTPRIETDLDEFNRVLGGGVVPGSLVLIGGDPGIGKSTLLLQVSTQLASRGRVLYVSGEESAQQIKLRAERLGDIDRDFYLYAETNMQSIRAEVERLKPNFLIIDSIQTIMTPEIQSTQGSVSQVREVTGELMQIAKTNDIATFIVGHVTKEGQLAGPRMLEHMVDTVLYFEGERNNTFRILRAVKNRFGSTNEIGIFEMQGHGLVEVTNPSEVFLEERLEGSTGSAIVCALEGTRPILVEIQALTTPTMFGNAKRTTSGLDFNRVSLIMAVLEKRTGLLMQNQDAYLKSAGGVKLDEPAIDLAVAVAVASSYKELPTDARECFIGEIGLTGEIRRVTRIEQRLNEAAKLGFKKVYAPKNSIVGIDIPEQIQVIGVTTLTECLKLVFG, from the coding sequence ATGGCGAAGAAAAAATCATCATTTGTTTGTCAAAATTGTGGCTATAAGTCTGCAAAATACTTAGGACGTTGTCCAAACTGTGGCGAATGGTCTTCTTTTGTTGAAGAAGTTGAAGTCCAAGAAGTTAAAAATCAACGTGTTTCAATGACTGGCGAACGTTCAAAACCATTGAAGCTAGATGAAGTTGAATTATTTGATACTCCTCGGATTGAAACGGACCTAGATGAATTTAATCGTGTATTAGGAGGGGGCGTCGTTCCTGGTTCTTTGGTTCTGATTGGGGGAGATCCTGGGATAGGTAAATCAACTTTACTTTTACAGGTTTCTACTCAATTGGCTTCTAGAGGGCGTGTGCTTTATGTGAGTGGTGAAGAATCAGCCCAACAAATTAAACTAAGAGCTGAGCGTTTAGGAGATATTGACCGTGACTTTTATCTCTATGCTGAAACAAATATGCAGTCGATTCGTGCAGAAGTTGAGCGTTTAAAACCTAACTTCTTAATTATTGATTCCATTCAAACAATCATGACACCAGAAATTCAATCAACTCAAGGCTCTGTAAGTCAAGTTCGTGAAGTGACTGGAGAATTGATGCAAATTGCTAAAACGAATGATATTGCGACTTTTATTGTTGGTCATGTGACTAAAGAAGGACAGCTGGCTGGGCCGAGGATGTTGGAGCACATGGTTGATACGGTGCTGTATTTTGAAGGAGAACGAAATAATACATTTAGAATTCTTCGTGCTGTAAAAAACCGTTTTGGTTCAACTAATGAAATTGGAATTTTTGAGATGCAGGGTCATGGCTTGGTCGAAGTAACTAATCCCTCAGAGGTCTTTTTAGAAGAACGCTTAGAGGGCTCAACTGGATCTGCGATTGTTTGTGCACTTGAGGGAACGCGGCCTATACTAGTTGAAATACAAGCACTGACGACACCGACAATGTTTGGAAATGCTAAAAGGACGACCTCAGGCCTAGATTTTAACCGTGTAAGTTTAATTATGGCGGTGCTTGAGAAGAGAACGGGGCTCTTGATGCAAAATCAAGATGCCTACCTCAAATCTGCGGGGGGAGTAAAATTGGATGAGCCAGCCATTGACCTCGCGGTTGCGGTTGCTGTGGCTTCAAGTTATAAAGAACTTCCAACAGATGCGCGTGAATGTTTTATTGGTGAAATTGGTTTAACGGGTGAAATTCGTCGGGTGACCCGAATTGAACAAAGATTAAATGAAGCTGCAAAACTAGGTTTTAAAAAAGTATATGCTCCTAAAAATTCAATTGTAGGGATTGATATTCCTGAACAGATTCAAGTGATTGGAGTGACAACTTTAACTGAATGTTTAAAACTGGTCTTTGGCTAA
- a CDS encoding heavy-metal-associated domain-containing protein has product MSKIVMKLDELSCPSCMAKIEGALNTTNGVEMAKVLFNASKVKAEFNDNQVTATDLVSKVEGLGYVVQKSKVTEI; this is encoded by the coding sequence ATGTCAAAAATAGTAATGAAATTAGATGAATTGAGCTGTCCATCATGTATGGCTAAGATTGAAGGAGCTTTGAATACAACAAATGGAGTAGAAATGGCAAAGGTGCTGTTCAACGCTTCAAAAGTCAAGGCAGAATTTAATGACAATCAGGTAACTGCTACTGACTTAGTTAGTAAAGTTGAGGGACTTGGCTATGTTGTCCAAAAGAGTAAAGTCACGGAAATTTAA
- a CDS encoding SIS domain-containing protein, with protein sequence MTKDDILLAISGSGNSKNIIEAVKEAQKVGAKIVGMTGYSGGKLYKMSDDNMQAPINDMQIAEDIHLTFNHMMMSIFHRIVVNKK encoded by the coding sequence ATCACAAAAGATGATATTCTTCTAGCAATTTCTGGAAGTGGAAATTCTAAAAATATCATTGAGGCTGTGAAAGAAGCTCAAAAAGTTGGAGCAAAAATTGTTGGAATGACAGGATACAGCGGTGGGAAACTTTATAAAATGAGTGATGATAATATGCAAGCACCTATTAATGATATGCAAATTGCTGAGGATATTCATCTTACTTTCAATCACATGATGATGTCAATTTTTCATAGAATAGTTGTGAACAAAAAATGA